A genomic window from Brevibacillus agri includes:
- a CDS encoding branched-chain amino acid ABC transporter permease produces the protein MLNILPQVLVDGLTLGFMYAVVALGYTMVYGILEFINFAHGEIFMVGAFVGTEVLLISDALGALEGMNPFVALFLTLIIAMVITGALGVGIERVAYRPLRGAPRLVPLISAIGVSFLLQDLVRFTEALARNEFYLNSPTLFTGSISLGSFAAIPAKGLIVIVLAIVMMIALTLFINKTKWGIAMRAVAQDQSTASLMTINVDKVIMLTFLIGSSLGGATGVLFAQNYGTIDPYIGFILGLKAFTAAVLGGIGNLRGAMVGGVLLGLLESLSGAFMGPLTNGAFGAEYKDVFAFSILILVLLFKPEGLFGEAVKEKV, from the coding sequence ATGCTCAACATTTTGCCTCAGGTGTTGGTTGACGGATTAACACTTGGATTCATGTACGCAGTCGTGGCCTTGGGCTACACAATGGTTTACGGGATTTTGGAATTTATCAACTTTGCTCATGGAGAAATTTTCATGGTCGGGGCCTTTGTCGGTACAGAGGTATTGTTGATCTCTGACGCCCTGGGGGCTTTGGAAGGCATGAACCCTTTTGTCGCACTATTCTTGACACTGATAATCGCCATGGTGATTACGGGTGCGCTCGGAGTAGGAATCGAGCGGGTCGCCTATCGGCCGCTACGCGGAGCGCCGCGCCTCGTGCCACTGATTTCTGCCATCGGTGTATCGTTTTTGCTGCAAGACCTCGTTCGTTTTACGGAAGCGCTGGCTCGCAATGAATTTTATCTGAACAGTCCAACTCTTTTTACTGGTTCGATTTCTTTAGGCAGTTTCGCTGCGATTCCAGCCAAGGGCTTGATTGTAATTGTGCTCGCCATTGTGATGATGATTGCGCTGACGCTGTTCATTAACAAGACAAAATGGGGAATCGCCATGCGGGCCGTAGCGCAGGATCAGAGCACGGCTTCGCTGATGACCATAAATGTAGACAAAGTAATCATGCTTACGTTTTTGATCGGGTCCAGTCTCGGCGGAGCGACAGGCGTGCTGTTTGCGCAAAATTACGGGACGATCGACCCTTATATCGGCTTCATTCTCGGATTGAAGGCATTTACCGCAGCCGTTCTCGGCGGGATCGGCAACCTGCGCGGAGCCATGGTGGGCGGGGTGCTGCTCGGGCTACTGGAATCGCTGTCTGGCGCTTTCATGGGGCCGCTGACCAACGGCGCATTCGGTGCTGAGTACAAAGATGTGTTCGCGTTCAGCATTCTAATCCTCGTGCTTCTCTTCAAGCCGGAAGGGCTGTTTGGCGAAGCTGTGAAAGAGAAAGTGTAG
- a CDS encoding branched-chain amino acid ABC transporter substrate-binding protein, whose product MKKLSHISILSAVLATSVALTGCAGTSNSSGGTNTSGGGQQPAQNQTSTSGSGGEATDGGVIKIATQTPLSGNQSSLGDAIKTGAEYALNLRKEEFKKLGFDIQLFPQDDQADPKIGVSNAEMLISNPDVYGVVGHLNSGVAIPSSVKYEEGKLVMVSPANTAVKLTEEGKKTVHRICARDDAQGPKAAMYAKNTLGVKTAFIIHDKTAYGQGLSDQVKLQFEKDGVQLLGYEGITQGEKDYSAVLNQVTAKNPDIIFFGGLYPEGGILVKQAREKGYKGYFMGGDGLDSSDMIKIAGDAVEGVVFTSVAGDVTQTEEGKKWAEEYKKTTNKPLETYSVYGFDSMNVILNGVMEAIKANGGKKPTREQVLEAVHKTKDFQGQFTKVTFDEKGDNVNADVFIYKYDKDKSTFVGKAE is encoded by the coding sequence ATGAAAAAACTCTCTCACATCAGTATTTTATCTGCGGTATTGGCGACGAGTGTGGCACTCACAGGTTGCGCAGGAACCAGCAATTCATCAGGGGGAACCAACACAAGCGGAGGTGGTCAGCAGCCGGCGCAAAACCAGACGAGCACTTCCGGTAGCGGCGGCGAAGCAACAGACGGTGGTGTCATCAAAATCGCAACCCAAACCCCCCTCTCCGGGAACCAGTCCTCTCTCGGAGACGCGATCAAGACGGGTGCCGAATACGCGCTGAATCTGCGCAAGGAAGAATTCAAAAAGCTCGGCTTCGACATCCAGCTCTTCCCGCAGGATGACCAGGCGGACCCGAAGATCGGCGTATCGAACGCGGAAATGCTCATCTCCAACCCTGACGTGTACGGGGTAGTGGGCCATCTGAACTCCGGCGTAGCGATTCCTTCGTCCGTGAAGTACGAGGAAGGCAAGCTGGTCATGGTGTCTCCGGCCAATACGGCGGTGAAGCTGACCGAGGAAGGCAAGAAAACCGTACACCGGATTTGTGCTCGCGACGACGCCCAGGGACCGAAAGCGGCCATGTATGCGAAAAACACGCTCGGCGTGAAAACAGCTTTCATCATTCATGATAAGACCGCATACGGCCAGGGCTTGAGCGACCAGGTGAAGCTGCAGTTTGAAAAAGACGGCGTGCAGCTCCTCGGCTACGAAGGCATCACGCAAGGCGAAAAAGATTACAGTGCCGTACTGAACCAGGTAACGGCAAAAAACCCTGACATCATCTTTTTCGGGGGACTTTATCCGGAGGGCGGAATTTTGGTCAAGCAAGCCCGTGAAAAAGGATACAAGGGATATTTTATGGGTGGCGACGGTTTGGACTCTTCTGATATGATTAAAATAGCCGGCGATGCCGTCGAAGGTGTCGTGTTTACGTCAGTGGCAGGTGACGTGACGCAGACCGAAGAGGGCAAGAAGTGGGCCGAAGAGTACAAGAAAACGACGAACAAACCTCTTGAAACCTACTCCGTCTACGGTTTCGACTCCATGAACGTCATCCTCAACGGCGTCATGGAAGCAATCAAAGCGAATGGTGGCAAAAAACCAACACGCGAGCAAGTCCTCGAAGCAGTTCACAAAACGAAAGATTTTCAGGGGCAATTCACAAAAGTTACCTTTGATGAAAAAGGTGACAACGTAAACGCAGATGTATTCATTTACAAGTATGACAAGGACAAGTCCACTTTTGTAGGCAAGGCCGAGTAA